A genomic stretch from Caulobacter sp. FWC2 includes:
- a CDS encoding prephenate dehydratase, which translates to MSILKKIAFQGEPGANSHEACRTYFPDYEAYPCKTFEEAFEAIKTGVAALGMIPIENSIAGRVADVHHLLPASGLKIIGERFKPIRFQLMANKGVKLEDVKVVSSMPIALSQCRNSLKRLGVETEAAGDTAGAAKALALKPNPTHGAVAPALAAEIYGLDILARDIEDERHNTTRFLVMTADKTPPAPDFTHRCVTSFVFRVRNLPAALYKALGGFATNGVNMTKLESYMEGGNFTATFFYAEVDGRPEDRSLALALDELKFFSERFEILGVYPADPFRDRGA; encoded by the coding sequence ATGAGCATCCTCAAGAAGATCGCCTTCCAGGGCGAGCCCGGCGCCAACAGCCACGAGGCGTGCCGGACCTACTTCCCGGACTACGAGGCCTATCCCTGCAAGACCTTTGAAGAAGCGTTCGAGGCCATCAAGACCGGTGTCGCGGCCCTGGGCATGATCCCGATCGAGAACTCGATCGCCGGCCGGGTCGCAGACGTCCACCACCTGCTGCCGGCCTCGGGCCTGAAGATCATCGGCGAGCGCTTCAAGCCGATCCGCTTTCAGCTGATGGCCAACAAGGGCGTCAAGCTGGAGGACGTGAAGGTGGTCAGCTCGATGCCGATCGCGCTCAGCCAGTGCCGCAACAGCCTCAAGCGCCTGGGCGTCGAGACGGAAGCCGCCGGCGACACGGCCGGCGCGGCCAAGGCCCTGGCCCTGAAGCCCAATCCGACCCACGGCGCCGTCGCCCCGGCCCTGGCGGCCGAGATCTACGGCCTGGACATCCTGGCCCGCGACATTGAGGACGAGCGCCACAACACCACCCGCTTCCTGGTGATGACGGCCGACAAGACCCCGCCGGCCCCGGACTTCACCCATCGCTGCGTGACCAGCTTCGTGTTCCGCGTCCGCAACCTGCCGGCCGCGCTGTACAAGGCGCTTGGCGGCTTCGCGACCAACGGCGTCAACATGACCAAGCTGGAAAGCTACATGGAAGGCGGCAACTTCACGGCGACCTTCTTCTACGCCGAGGTCGACGGCCGGCCCGAGGACCGCTCGCTGGCCCTGGCGCTTGACGAGCTGAAGTTCTTCTCCGAGCGGTTCGAGATCCTGGGGGTCTACCCGGCTGATCCGTTCCGGGATCGGGGGGCCTGA
- a CDS encoding MAPEG family protein codes for MNSSMIAPVMALVAWSLVMWVWMYVQRIPAMQKAGVKPQDARFPGSLDILPDGARQAADNYNHLMEQPTIFYAAALAIQVAGHADGMAVHFAWVYVGVRVLHSLLQISINLVPLRFLLFVISTGVLAAMVVRELMKVF; via the coding sequence GTGAATAGTTCGATGATCGCGCCGGTGATGGCGTTGGTGGCTTGGTCTCTGGTGATGTGGGTCTGGATGTACGTCCAGCGCATCCCGGCGATGCAGAAGGCCGGGGTCAAGCCTCAGGACGCCCGGTTCCCGGGCTCGCTGGACATCCTGCCCGACGGCGCGCGGCAAGCGGCCGACAACTACAATCACCTGATGGAGCAGCCGACCATCTTCTACGCGGCGGCCCTGGCTATCCAGGTCGCGGGCCACGCCGACGGCATGGCGGTGCATTTCGCCTGGGTCTATGTCGGCGTGCGGGTGCTGCACAGCCTGCTGCAGATCAGCATCAATCTGGTGCCCCTGCGCTTCCTGCTGTTCGTGATTTCGACGGGCGTCCTGGCGGCGATGGTCGTGCGGGAGCTGATGAAGGTCTTCTGA
- a CDS encoding Lrp/AsnC family transcriptional regulator has translation MSEQLDAVDAKILDLIQHDAGLSVAEIAERVGLSSSPCWRRIKRLEDAGVIQRRVTILDREKLGLGFEVYCTVKLSLPTKENLDTFEQAVAKWAEVVQCATVTGAADYEMRIVTRDMHAFDEFLREKLLSLGLVSNIESRIVIRGVKNSTAVPLGLVSPYVSPLS, from the coding sequence TTGTCCGAACAACTCGACGCCGTGGATGCCAAGATCCTGGATCTCATCCAACACGACGCCGGACTGTCCGTCGCGGAGATCGCCGAACGTGTCGGCCTCTCGTCCAGCCCGTGCTGGCGCCGGATCAAGCGCCTTGAAGACGCCGGCGTCATCCAGCGTCGCGTCACGATCCTGGACCGCGAGAAGCTGGGTCTGGGCTTCGAAGTCTATTGCACCGTCAAGCTGTCCCTTCCGACCAAGGAAAATCTGGACACCTTCGAACAGGCCGTCGCCAAGTGGGCCGAGGTCGTGCAGTGCGCCACCGTCACCGGCGCCGCCGACTACGAGATGCGCATCGTCACCCGCGATATGCACGCCTTCGACGAGTTCCTGCGCGAGAAGCTGCTGTCGCTGGGTCTGGTCAGCAATATCGAGAGCCGCATCGTCATCCGCGGCGTCAAGAACTCGACCGCCGTGCCGCTGGGCCTGGTGAGCCCGTACGTCAGCCCGCTGAGCTAG
- a CDS encoding indolepyruvate ferredoxin oxidoreductase family protein, whose protein sequence is MRHSEVTLDDKYVLENGRAFITGVQALLRVLLDRKRLDRLAGLNTGGYLSGYRGSPLGGLDQQAARIKKLLTAHDVVFQEGLNEDLAATAVWGSQQANLFPGALYDGVFGMWYGKAPGVDRTGDVFKHANFAGTFPTGGVLAVAGDDHACKSSTLPSQSEFAFQDFEMPVLSPADVQEVLDYGILGIAMSRFSGLWTGMIALADTMDSGVTIDVSLDRHQAVIPDFAFPPGGLGIRQKDQPMEKERRMRLHKLPAALAFARANHIDRVVLGASHVKVGKARLGIVCQGQAYKDVLEAFTAMGMTLQEAADLGVSIYKVGMPWPLEPLGLRAFAAGLETLMVIEHKRGLIEPQARAALYDLPAQARPRIIGKVDERGAPLLSELGSLSVAEIALAIYDRLPDGPHMERARAYLNRVSAAGVAAVSLAADQARKPFFCSGCPHNSSTKLPEGSRALAGIGCHYMAGFNDPMTDLNTHMGGEGLTWVGAAPFTSEKHVFQNLGDGTYNHSGSLAIRGAIAAKTNITYKLLYNDAVAMTGGQRAESGFTPAQITRQLAAEGVTKTVIVVDELNRYEGVNDLAPGVEVFPRSDLMRVQEMLRDTAGVTVLLYDQTCATEKRRRRKRGSMPKATQRVFINPLVCEGCGDCSVKSNCVSVEPLATEFGRKRKINQSSCNQDYSCIEGFCPSFITLEGAESANAKKLPAALTAESTPLPEFEPLTGVRKILFTGVGGTGVTTVASILAMAAHIDGRAGSVVDMTGLAQKGGSVFSHVKIGETEETIVGGRVPAASADVLIACDLLVAASPEGLSLYAKDRTRAFGNSDFAPTADFVTSRDVKFDSSAMARRVKGATNTFDACPAQRLAETEFGDAIYANMIMVGFAWQRGVIPVSSRALYRAIKLNGVDAEANLQAFELGRRVAHDPTSIAVKEDKVATPETLPLDALIAHRTKELTAYQNAAYAQRYADKVAKVRSAEAAIGGEALTRAAAVNLYKLMAYKDEYEVARLYTDGRFKAELAGTFKGGKAKVWLAPPLLAPKGPDGKPKKIAFGGWMLDAAFPMMARMKWLRGGALDIFGHTEERKMERGLMASYETTLDRLAAGLSQESLPLAVKIAEIPQQIRGYGHVKDASVVTAKAAEAKLWAQWGGS, encoded by the coding sequence ATGCGGCACTCTGAAGTCACTCTCGACGACAAATACGTGCTCGAAAATGGTCGAGCCTTCATCACGGGCGTGCAAGCGCTGCTGCGGGTCCTGCTGGATCGCAAGCGCCTGGATCGCCTCGCGGGCCTGAACACCGGGGGTTATCTTTCCGGCTATCGCGGCTCGCCGCTGGGCGGTCTCGACCAGCAGGCCGCGCGCATCAAGAAACTGCTGACCGCGCACGACGTGGTCTTCCAGGAAGGCCTCAACGAGGACCTCGCCGCCACGGCCGTGTGGGGCAGCCAGCAGGCCAACCTGTTTCCCGGCGCGCTTTATGATGGCGTGTTCGGCATGTGGTACGGCAAGGCGCCCGGCGTCGACCGCACCGGCGACGTCTTCAAGCACGCCAATTTCGCGGGGACCTTCCCGACCGGCGGCGTGCTGGCGGTGGCCGGCGACGACCACGCCTGCAAGAGCTCGACCCTGCCGTCGCAGTCGGAATTCGCCTTCCAGGACTTCGAGATGCCGGTGCTGTCGCCGGCCGACGTCCAGGAAGTGCTGGACTACGGCATTCTCGGCATCGCCATGTCGCGGTTCTCGGGTCTGTGGACCGGCATGATCGCCCTGGCCGACACCATGGACAGCGGCGTGACCATCGACGTCTCGCTGGATCGCCACCAGGCCGTCATTCCCGACTTCGCCTTCCCGCCCGGCGGCCTGGGCATCCGCCAGAAGGACCAGCCGATGGAGAAGGAGCGGCGGATGCGGCTCCACAAGCTCCCGGCGGCCCTGGCCTTCGCCCGCGCCAACCATATCGACCGCGTGGTGCTGGGCGCCTCGCACGTGAAGGTCGGCAAGGCCCGCCTGGGCATCGTCTGCCAGGGCCAGGCCTACAAGGACGTGCTGGAGGCCTTCACGGCCATGGGCATGACCCTGCAGGAAGCCGCCGACCTGGGCGTCTCGATCTACAAGGTCGGCATGCCGTGGCCGCTGGAGCCGCTGGGCCTGCGGGCCTTCGCCGCCGGTCTTGAGACCCTGATGGTCATCGAGCACAAGCGCGGCCTGATCGAGCCCCAGGCGCGCGCGGCGCTGTATGACCTTCCCGCCCAGGCCCGCCCCCGCATCATTGGCAAGGTCGACGAACGCGGCGCTCCGCTGCTCTCGGAGCTGGGCTCGCTGTCGGTGGCCGAAATCGCCCTGGCCATCTACGACCGCCTGCCGGACGGCCCGCACATGGAGCGGGCTCGCGCCTATCTGAACCGCGTCTCGGCCGCCGGCGTCGCCGCCGTCAGCCTCGCCGCCGACCAGGCCCGCAAGCCGTTCTTCTGCTCAGGCTGCCCGCACAACAGCTCGACCAAGCTGCCCGAGGGCTCGCGCGCCCTGGCCGGCATCGGCTGCCACTACATGGCCGGGTTCAATGACCCGATGACCGACCTCAACACCCACATGGGCGGCGAGGGCCTGACCTGGGTCGGCGCGGCGCCATTCACCTCGGAAAAGCACGTCTTCCAGAACCTGGGTGACGGCACCTACAATCACTCCGGTTCGCTGGCCATTCGCGGCGCGATCGCGGCCAAGACCAACATCACCTACAAGCTGCTCTATAACGACGCCGTCGCCATGACCGGCGGCCAGCGCGCCGAGAGCGGCTTCACCCCCGCCCAGATCACTCGCCAACTGGCGGCCGAGGGCGTGACCAAGACCGTCATCGTCGTCGACGAGCTGAACCGCTACGAGGGCGTCAACGACCTGGCCCCCGGCGTCGAGGTCTTCCCCCGCTCGGACCTGATGCGCGTGCAGGAGATGCTGCGCGACACGGCAGGCGTGACGGTGCTGCTGTACGACCAGACCTGCGCCACCGAAAAGCGCCGCCGCCGCAAGCGCGGCTCCATGCCCAAGGCGACGCAGCGCGTGTTCATCAATCCGCTGGTCTGCGAGGGCTGCGGCGACTGCTCGGTGAAGTCCAACTGCGTCTCGGTCGAGCCCCTGGCCACCGAGTTTGGCCGCAAGCGCAAGATCAACCAGTCGTCCTGTAACCAGGACTACAGCTGCATCGAGGGCTTCTGCCCCTCGTTCATCACTCTGGAAGGCGCGGAAAGCGCCAACGCCAAGAAGCTACCGGCGGCGCTGACCGCAGAGTCGACGCCGCTGCCCGAGTTCGAGCCGCTGACCGGCGTGCGCAAGATCCTGTTCACGGGCGTCGGCGGCACCGGCGTCACGACCGTGGCCTCGATCCTGGCCATGGCCGCCCACATCGACGGCCGCGCCGGCAGTGTCGTGGACATGACGGGCCTCGCCCAAAAGGGCGGCTCGGTGTTCAGCCACGTCAAGATCGGCGAGACCGAAGAGACCATCGTCGGCGGCCGTGTGCCGGCCGCCAGCGCCGACGTGCTGATCGCCTGCGACCTGCTGGTGGCGGCCTCGCCCGAAGGCCTGTCGCTCTACGCCAAGGACCGCACGCGGGCTTTCGGCAACAGCGACTTCGCCCCGACCGCCGACTTCGTCACCAGCCGCGACGTGAAGTTCGACTCGAGCGCCATGGCCCGCCGGGTGAAGGGCGCGACCAACACCTTCGACGCCTGTCCCGCCCAGCGCCTGGCCGAGACCGAGTTCGGCGACGCCATCTACGCCAACATGATCATGGTCGGTTTCGCCTGGCAGCGCGGGGTGATCCCGGTCTCCAGCCGCGCCCTCTATCGCGCCATCAAGCTGAACGGCGTCGATGCGGAGGCCAACCTGCAGGCCTTCGAACTGGGCCGCCGCGTGGCCCACGACCCGACCTCGATCGCCGTGAAGGAAGACAAGGTCGCCACTCCCGAGACCTTGCCGCTGGACGCGCTGATCGCCCACCGCACCAAGGAGCTGACGGCCTACCAGAACGCCGCCTACGCCCAGCGCTACGCCGACAAGGTGGCCAAGGTCCGCAGCGCCGAAGCCGCCATCGGCGGCGAGGCCCTGACCCGGGCGGCGGCGGTCAATCTGTACAAGCTGATGGCCTACAAGGACGAGTACGAAGTTGCTCGTCTGTATACGGACGGTCGCTTCAAGGCCGAGCTGGCCGGGACCTTCAAGGGCGGCAAGGCCAAGGTCTGGCTCGCCCCGCCGCTGCTGGCCCCCAAGGGGCCGGACGGCAAGCCCAAGAAGATCGCCTTCGGCGGCTGGATGCTCGACGCCGCCTTCCCGATGATGGCCAGGATGAAGTGGCTGCGGGGCGGCGCGCTCGACATCTTCGGCCACACCGAAGAGCGCAAGATGGAGCGCGGCCTGATGGCGTCCTACGAGACGACCCTCGACCGCCTGGCTGCCGGCCTCTCCCAGGAGAGCCTGCCCTTGGCGGTGAAGATCGCCGAGATCCCTCAGCAGATCCGCGGCTACGGCCACGTCAAGGACGCCTCGGTGGTCACCGCCAAGGCAGCCGAGGCGAAGCTGTGGGCGCAGTGGGGCGGTAGCTAA
- a CDS encoding type II toxin-antitoxin system RelE/ParE family toxin yields MKRLRFSRRAKLDLLNIVGWIASDRPLAARHVVGRLIERTEASRETPEMGPHYSVYGAGVRGFPSGLKSFSTVSRTKTSSLSASSMAPAFPRISAERLSPRRGAAATTC; encoded by the coding sequence TTGAAACGTCTTCGTTTCTCGCGTCGCGCGAAACTCGACCTTTTGAACATCGTTGGCTGGATCGCTTCCGATCGCCCGCTCGCGGCGCGTCATGTCGTTGGTCGACTGATCGAGCGGACGGAGGCCTCGCGAGAGACGCCCGAGATGGGGCCGCACTATTCCGTTTATGGCGCGGGGGTCAGGGGCTTTCCGTCAGGCCTTAAATCATTCTCTACCGTGTCTCGGACGAAGACGTCTTCATTGAGCGCGTCATCCATGGCGCCCGCCTTCCCAAGAATATCCGCTGAGCGCTTGTCTCCACGCCGTGGCGCGGCTGCTACTACGTGCTAG
- a CDS encoding NAD(P)/FAD-dependent oxidoreductase — MTDFDFDAVVVGAGAVGLACGYALARRGLIVAVLESEGHIGQGVSSRNSEVIHGGLYYPTGSLKARLCVQGRRLLYAFLDTHNVAYKRCGKLVVATSDDEIPRLDAIWDQALANDVEGMERLTGAQARAMEPGLNAHAALLSPESGVFASHDYMLALQGEIEAGGGAVVLGTPFEGAATLAGGGFTVRAGGADPTSLTCRLLVTAPGLSSQDVAGRIEGYPTDHIPKAHYGKGVYFRLTGKAPFQRLIYPPPIHGALGTHYRNDLGGQAVFGPDLEYVPAPDYSVDPAKADVFAAYIRKFWPGLPDGALQPDYAGVRPKLHGPDEPQPDFQLRGVEDHGLEGLMALFGIESPGLTSSLAIGETVAARLLGEPAL, encoded by the coding sequence ATGACCGATTTCGATTTCGACGCTGTCGTCGTCGGGGCCGGCGCCGTGGGCCTGGCCTGCGGTTACGCGCTGGCGAGGCGGGGCCTGATCGTCGCCGTGCTGGAGAGCGAGGGCCACATCGGACAGGGCGTCTCTTCGCGCAATTCGGAGGTGATCCACGGCGGGCTCTACTATCCGACCGGCTCGCTGAAGGCGCGGCTGTGCGTGCAGGGGCGGCGGCTGCTGTACGCGTTCCTCGACACGCACAACGTCGCCTACAAGCGCTGCGGCAAGCTGGTGGTGGCGACGTCGGACGATGAGATCCCGCGCCTGGACGCCATCTGGGACCAGGCCTTGGCCAATGACGTCGAGGGCATGGAGCGGCTGACCGGCGCGCAGGCCCGGGCGATGGAGCCCGGCCTCAACGCCCACGCGGCGCTGCTGTCGCCGGAGAGCGGGGTGTTCGCCAGCCACGACTACATGCTGGCCCTGCAGGGCGAGATCGAGGCCGGCGGCGGGGCGGTGGTGCTGGGCACGCCGTTCGAGGGCGCGGCAACTCTGGCGGGTGGCGGCTTTACCGTGCGGGCCGGCGGCGCGGACCCCACCAGCCTGACCTGCCGCCTGCTGGTCACCGCGCCGGGCCTGTCGTCGCAGGACGTCGCCGGGCGGATCGAGGGCTATCCGACAGATCACATCCCCAAGGCCCACTACGGCAAGGGCGTCTATTTCCGCCTGACCGGCAAGGCGCCGTTCCAGCGTCTGATCTACCCGCCGCCGATCCACGGGGCGCTGGGCACCCACTACCGCAACGACCTGGGCGGCCAGGCGGTGTTCGGGCCGGACCTGGAATATGTCCCCGCGCCCGACTATTCGGTCGATCCGGCCAAGGCGGATGTCTTCGCCGCCTATATCCGCAAGTTCTGGCCGGGCCTGCCCGACGGCGCCCTGCAGCCCGACTACGCCGGGGTGCGGCCCAAGCTGCACGGGCCGGACGAGCCGCAACCCGACTTCCAGCTGCGCGGCGTCGAGGACCATGGCTTGGAAGGCCTGATGGCCCTGTTCGGCATCGAGAGTCCGGGCCTGACCAGTTCCCTGGCGATCGGCGAGACGGTCGCCGCGCGGCTGCTGGGGGAGCCGGCCCTCTAG
- a CDS encoding glycosyltransferase yields the protein MTNLLHAMLGKGLGGLEQVFLDYQPILEAWAAKRGGQCVGVVRKGGKVALAQAGRTPPLTEMPAFTDWDPITLGAARAVVRASKPAIILSHGQRPARLFAKAASADVIQAVCVHKPSFDVTPGTHYLCVGQHLANLALERGAPADHVHVVQNAVKPPTVQAQPFVDEEAPVKIVAAGRLHSKKGFDVLIRAVGKLRSWDLDVTCEIAGEGDERADLEALIQELDLEPCVKLTGWTDDVAGFLATGDLFAFPSHQEGFPLVLLEAMAVGLPVVATEIDGPVEILKEGITGRLVPDDDPDRLAEALGELISDRPAARRLGAAARELVLRDYGPDALARRLEAALDGMLS from the coding sequence TTGACCAACCTGCTGCACGCCATGCTGGGCAAGGGTTTGGGCGGACTGGAGCAGGTCTTCCTCGACTATCAGCCGATCCTTGAAGCCTGGGCCGCCAAGCGCGGCGGCCAGTGCGTCGGCGTGGTGCGCAAGGGCGGCAAGGTGGCGCTGGCCCAGGCCGGACGCACGCCGCCGCTGACTGAGATGCCCGCCTTTACCGACTGGGATCCGATCACCCTCGGCGCGGCGCGGGCGGTAGTCCGGGCGAGCAAGCCGGCGATCATCCTCAGCCACGGCCAGCGCCCGGCGCGGCTGTTCGCCAAGGCGGCGTCGGCCGACGTGATCCAGGCCGTCTGCGTGCACAAGCCCAGCTTCGACGTGACGCCGGGGACCCACTATCTGTGCGTCGGTCAGCACCTGGCCAACCTGGCTCTGGAGCGCGGCGCGCCGGCCGATCATGTCCACGTCGTGCAGAACGCGGTGAAGCCGCCAACGGTGCAGGCCCAGCCCTTTGTGGACGAGGAGGCGCCGGTGAAGATCGTCGCCGCCGGCCGGCTGCATTCCAAGAAGGGCTTCGACGTGCTGATCCGCGCGGTCGGCAAGCTGCGGTCCTGGGACCTCGACGTCACCTGCGAGATCGCCGGCGAGGGCGACGAGCGCGCCGACCTGGAGGCGCTGATCCAGGAACTGGACCTCGAACCGTGCGTGAAGCTGACGGGCTGGACCGACGACGTCGCCGGCTTCCTGGCTACGGGCGACCTGTTCGCCTTCCCCTCGCACCAGGAAGGCTTCCCGCTGGTCCTGCTGGAGGCCATGGCCGTCGGCCTGCCGGTGGTGGCGACCGAGATCGACGGGCCGGTCGAGATCCTCAAGGAAGGTATCACCGGCCGTCTCGTGCCCGACGATGATCCCGACCGCCTGGCCGAGGCCCTGGGCGAGCTGATCAGCGACCGCCCCGCCGCCCGGCGCCTGGGCGCGGCGGCCCGCGAACTGGTGCTGCGCGACTATGGCCCCGATGCGCTGGCGCGGCGCCTGGAAGCGGCGCTTGATGGAATGCTTTCGTAA
- a CDS encoding BrnA antitoxin family protein: MPENKGNSESSWVDPDDAPEWTEDQFARAQFSIGGKVIRPANGTLTRPGRPKSDNPKKQVTLRLDQEVIEKLRAGGPGWQSRANEILKKAVCA; encoded by the coding sequence ATGCCCGAGAACAAAGGAAATTCGGAAAGCTCGTGGGTTGATCCCGATGACGCGCCCGAATGGACCGAAGACCAGTTCGCTCGTGCTCAGTTCAGCATTGGGGGCAAGGTCATCCGGCCCGCCAATGGCACGCTGACGCGGCCTGGCCGCCCGAAATCCGACAATCCCAAGAAGCAGGTCACCTTGCGCCTGGACCAAGAGGTGATCGAGAAGCTGCGCGCAGGCGGCCCGGGATGGCAGAGCCGCGCGAACGAAATCCTCAAGAAGGCTGTCTGCGCCTAG
- a CDS encoding BrnT family toxin, giving the protein MDIEFDEEKRRQTLEHRGLDFADAASVFDGPELTSLDDREDYGENRFQTVGRLHGRLIMVIWTRRGNARRIISMRKCNAREQRKFGKLVG; this is encoded by the coding sequence ATGGATATCGAATTCGATGAGGAGAAACGCCGCCAAACGCTGGAGCATCGCGGCTTGGATTTCGCGGATGCGGCTTCAGTGTTCGACGGGCCAGAGCTTACATCTCTCGACGACCGCGAGGACTATGGAGAAAATCGCTTTCAGACAGTCGGCCGACTACACGGACGCCTGATCATGGTCATTTGGACGCGACGCGGAAATGCGCGGCGCATCATCTCGATGAGGAAATGCAATGCCCGAGAACAAAGGAAATTCGGAAAGCTCGTGGGTTGA